In the Colletotrichum lupini chromosome 1, complete sequence genome, one interval contains:
- a CDS encoding glucose oxidase, whose translation MTKIPVLMAALGFLLTNIPGVISSSIPRSIAHSRILPRACDVKEEYDYVIVGGGTSGLTVADRLTESGEHTVLVIELGLFDNSSQVNTVTTGLLSWRNQSHTFNFSSVPQEGLNGRKINVIGGVMLGGSTGVNAMQVHRGQKEDYDRWGSYFSNQSEWSWDGLLPYFKKARIRSSEAWNFHPPTPELTEQFDIKYDASFWGNSSGIHASFPTFHWPMLKTEVEAFKEIEGVDFPADSGAGDPGVFWYPTSFDPATVTRSMARRGHWDGIQAARDNYETITGHKVLKVLFDGDSEAETRTATGVSYVEANSTIAKGARIVKARKEVILATGSIHTPQILQRSGVGGRALLEAAGIDVIVDLPGVGQNFQDHPVGAGATFTFTNFDVHPDMTDLVNNQTFIDQAKAEFEANRTGPLTIGAGNVATFLPFPVIAPSFEAITSAYESQSPSAHLPPNTNPTVIAGYAAQQTRFAAALRSPGAAFYNFFLRGSPTESNFVLLHPLSRGTISLNTSDPFFAEPIVDYRALSNPTDLAVQIEFIRFTRRYFLQSATLARYEPVETVPGTNVTSDEALGEAVRRMISPTTFHPVGTAAMMPRALGGVVDEGLEVYGVRGLSVVDASVMPDLPGAYTQQTVYAVAEKAADLIKARA comes from the exons ATGACAAAGATCCCTGTCCTTATGGCCGCCTTGGGCTTCTTGTTGACGAATATCCCAGGTGTTATCTCATCAAGTATCCCCCGATCCATCGCTCACTCGAGAATCCTCCCTAGAGCTTGTGATGTCAAGGAAGAGTACGACTACGTCATCGTTGGAGGAGGCACCTCCGGCCTGACAGTCGCGGATCGATTGACTGAAAGCGGCGAGC ATACCGTGCTAGTGATTGAGCTTGGTTTATTCG ACAACTCGTCTCAGGTCAACACCGTGACAACGGGCCTCCTATCCTGGCGCAACCAGTCTCACACCTTCAACTTCTCCTCCGTACCCCAAGAGGGCCTCAACGGCCGCAAGATCAACGTCATTGGCGGTGTCATGCTCGGTGGCTCAACAGGCGTCAACGCCATGCAGGTCCACCGTGGCCAGAAGGAGGACTACGACAGATGGGGGTCCTATTTCAGCAACCAGTCAGAATGGAGTTGGGATGGCCTGCTACCTTACTTCAAAAAGGCAAGAATCCGATCGTCTGAA GCGTGGAACTTCCATCCGCCTACCCCCGAGCTGACCGAGCAATTCGACATCAAGTACGATGCGAGCTTCTGGGGCAACTCCTCCGGCATCCACGCTTCGTTTCCGACCTTCCACTGGCCTATGCTGA AGACCGAAGTAGAAGCTTTCAAAGAAATCGAAGGCGTCGACTTCCCCGCCGACTCGGGCGCCGGCGACCCAGGCGTCTTCTGGTACCCAACCTCCTTCGACCCGGCCACCGTGACGCGGTCCATGGCTCGGCGAGGTCACTGGGACGGCATCCAGGCCGCGCGGGACAACTACGAGACCATTACCGGGCACAAGGTGCTCAAGGTCCTCTTTGACGGCGACAGCGAAGCCGAGACCCGGACCGCCACCGGTGTCTCCTACGTCGAGGCGAACTCCACCATCGCCAAGGGCGCGCGGATCGTAAAGGCGAGGAAGGAAGTCATCCTGGCCACGGGATCGATTCACACGCCCCAGATTCTGCAGCGCAGCGGCGTAGGCGGGAGAGCACTTCTCGAGGCTGCGGGTATCGATGTCATCGTCGACTTGCCAGGCGTGGGACAGAATTTCCAGGACCATCCTGTTGGTGCCGGAGCTACCTTTACAT TCACCAACTTTGACGTCCACCCGGATATGACCGACCTCGTCAACAACCAGACCTTCATCGACCAAGCCAAAGCAGAGTTCGAAGCCAATAGGACCG gacctctaactataggcgCAGGCAATGTAGCAACCTTCCTCCCCTTCCCCGTAATAGCCCCCTCCTTCGAAGCCATCACATCCGCCTACGAATCCCAATCCCCCTCAGCCCACCTCCCTCCCAACACAAACCCGACCGTAATAGCAGGCTACGCAGCCCAACAAACCCGCTTCGCAGCAGCCCTCCGCTCCCCCGGCGCCGCCTTCTACAACTTCTTCCTCCGCGGCAGCCCCACAGAGAGCAACTTCGTCCTTCTCCACCCCCTCTCGCGCGGCACAATCTCCCTCAACACCAGCGACCCCTTCTTCGCGGAGCCCATCGTCGACTACCGCGCGCTAAGTAACCCCACCGATCTCGCCGTGCAAATCGAATTCATCCGCTTCACGCGGCGGTACTTCCTCCAGTCCGCGACGCTGGCGCGCTACGAGCCCGTGGAGACGGTTCCGGGGACGAATGTTACGAGTGACGAGGCGCTGGGCGAGGCTGTGAGGCGGATGATCAGCCCGACGACGTTTCACCCTGTCGGCACGGCGGCTATGATGCCGAGGGCGTTGGGAGGGGTTGTTGATGAGGGGTTGGAGGTGTATGGGGTCCGGGGGTTGAGTGTTGTCGATGCGAGCGTGATGCCTGATTTGCCGGGGGCGTATACGCAGCAGACTGTGTATGCTGTTGCTGAGAAG GCTGCTGATTTGATCAAGGCCCGGGCGTGA